A stretch of Burkholderia sp. HI2500 DNA encodes these proteins:
- a CDS encoding NAD(P)/FAD-dependent oxidoreductase — translation MLKFENQQHVQSYYAATVNNRTRHPSLDGAVTADVCVIGGGLTGLSAALELAERGHSVVLVEASKIGWGASGRNGGQLIAGYACDIDTFSAYLPEDDVRRVWAMGLESVEIVRQRVERYGIDCDLTSGYLTAANKPRHLDALRAWRDTAASRFGYRGYEVVERTDMHRFVASDRYFGGLRYEGSGHLHPLNYTLGLARAAREAGVTIHEDTPAIALGRAAPYHRVTCARGHVDARHVVLACNAYLGQLAPALTRKIIPVATYLIATEPLGDARAAETMPADAAICDTRSALDYFRLTRDRRLLWGGKASSSTNTPRDLAAAMRRDMLKTFPQLADVRIDYAWGGLIDATMNRAPHFGRLEPTVYFAQGFSGHGVNVTGLAGRLIAEAIDAQATRFDLFGRIRHRDFPGGRALRTPMLALAMTWHRMMDLL, via the coding sequence ATGCTCAAGTTCGAAAACCAGCAACATGTTCAGTCCTACTATGCAGCGACGGTCAACAACCGTACGCGGCATCCATCGCTCGACGGGGCCGTGACGGCGGACGTCTGCGTGATCGGCGGCGGGCTCACGGGCCTGTCCGCGGCACTCGAGCTCGCCGAGCGCGGCCATTCGGTCGTGCTCGTCGAGGCGTCGAAGATCGGCTGGGGCGCGAGCGGGCGCAACGGTGGCCAGCTGATCGCCGGGTACGCGTGCGATATCGACACGTTCTCGGCCTACCTGCCGGAAGACGACGTGCGGCGCGTCTGGGCGATGGGGCTGGAGTCGGTCGAGATAGTCCGGCAGCGGGTCGAGCGGTACGGCATCGATTGCGACCTGACCTCCGGCTACCTCACCGCCGCGAACAAGCCGCGCCATCTCGATGCGCTGCGCGCGTGGCGCGATACCGCGGCGAGCCGCTTCGGCTATCGCGGCTACGAAGTCGTCGAGCGCACCGACATGCATCGCTTCGTCGCATCGGATCGCTACTTCGGCGGCCTCCGTTACGAAGGCAGCGGCCACCTGCATCCGCTGAACTACACGCTCGGCCTCGCGCGGGCGGCGCGCGAGGCCGGCGTGACGATCCACGAGGACACGCCCGCGATTGCGCTCGGTCGTGCCGCACCGTATCACCGCGTGACGTGCGCCCGCGGCCACGTGGATGCCCGTCATGTCGTGCTGGCCTGCAATGCATACCTGGGGCAGCTGGCGCCGGCGCTCACGCGCAAGATCATTCCGGTCGCGACGTACCTGATCGCGACGGAGCCGCTCGGCGACGCGCGCGCGGCCGAAACGATGCCGGCCGATGCGGCGATCTGCGACACCCGTTCGGCGCTCGACTATTTCCGGCTGACACGCGACCGCCGGCTGCTGTGGGGCGGCAAGGCCAGCAGCTCGACGAATACGCCGCGCGATCTCGCGGCCGCGATGCGGCGCGACATGCTGAAGACGTTCCCGCAGCTGGCCGATGTGCGGATCGACTACGCGTGGGGCGGGCTGATCGACGCGACGATGAATCGCGCGCCGCATTTCGGCAGGCTCGAGCCGACCGTGTATTTCGCGCAGGGATTTTCCGGGCACGGCGTCAACGTGACGGGGCTCGCGGGGCGGCTGATCGCGGAAGCGATCGACGCGCAGGCCACGCGCTTCGACCTGTTCGGCCGGATTCGCCATCGCGACTTTCCGGGCGGGCGTGCGCTGCGCACGCCGATGCTGGCGCTTGCGATGACCTGGCACCGGATGATGGACCTGCTCTGA
- a CDS encoding organic hydroperoxide resistance protein: MSIEKVLYRAHAKATGGRDGRATVPESGLDLKLTTPRELGGAGGAGANPEQLFAAGYSACFIGAMKFVAARDKIAIPADAAIEGSVGIGAIPNGFGIEVELKISLPGLDRDVAQTLIDRAHVVCPYSNATRGNIDVTLTLV; the protein is encoded by the coding sequence ATGTCGATCGAAAAAGTGCTGTACCGCGCCCATGCAAAAGCCACCGGCGGCCGTGACGGCCGTGCGACGGTGCCCGAAAGCGGCCTCGACCTGAAGCTGACCACGCCGCGCGAGCTTGGCGGCGCGGGCGGTGCGGGCGCGAACCCCGAGCAGCTGTTCGCCGCCGGCTACAGCGCCTGCTTCATCGGCGCGATGAAGTTCGTCGCCGCGCGCGACAAGATCGCGATCCCCGCGGACGCCGCGATCGAAGGCAGCGTCGGCATCGGCGCGATCCCGAACGGCTTCGGCATCGAAGTCGAACTGAAGATTTCGCTGCCGGGCCTCGATCGCGATGTCGCGCAAACGCTGATCGACCGCGCGCACGTCGTCTGCCCGTACTCGAACGCGACGCGCGGCAACATCGACGTCACGCTCACGCTCGTCTGA
- a CDS encoding alpha/beta hydrolase, protein MKIVKPLLIAAAVAAALSTAPAAFAAGAEAVGPDATTSAFLAALNGQKGPGLETLSPAKARQVLVDAQNGTKVDLSGIDVSNRTIEQDGLSVPVTIVRPQGATGTPPVFVFIHGGGWVLGDFPTHERLVRDLVVQSGAVAVFVNYTPSPEAHYPVAINQAYAATKWVAAHGAEIGVDGSRLAVVGNSVGGNMAAVVALMAKDKGGPAIRFQGLMWPVTDHNFNTGSYNAYQQGHFLTRPMMKWFWDAYTKNEAQRNEIYASPLRASTAQLKGLPPALIQVAQFDVLRDEGEAYGRKLDAAGVDATTTRYDGTIHDFGLLNALATDAPTKAATKAMANEIATRLK, encoded by the coding sequence ATGAAGATCGTCAAGCCGCTGCTGATCGCTGCCGCCGTGGCAGCCGCACTGTCCACCGCACCTGCCGCGTTCGCCGCCGGCGCCGAAGCCGTCGGTCCTGATGCGACGACGAGCGCATTCCTCGCCGCGCTGAACGGCCAGAAGGGCCCGGGCCTCGAAACGTTGAGCCCCGCGAAGGCGCGCCAGGTGCTGGTCGATGCGCAGAACGGCACGAAGGTCGACCTGTCGGGCATCGACGTGTCGAACCGCACGATCGAACAGGACGGCCTGTCGGTGCCGGTCACGATCGTGCGCCCGCAAGGCGCGACGGGTACGCCGCCGGTATTCGTGTTCATTCACGGCGGCGGCTGGGTGCTCGGCGATTTCCCGACGCATGAACGCCTCGTGCGCGATCTCGTCGTGCAATCGGGCGCCGTCGCGGTGTTCGTGAACTACACGCCGTCGCCGGAAGCGCATTACCCGGTCGCGATCAACCAGGCGTATGCGGCGACGAAGTGGGTGGCCGCGCACGGCGCGGAGATCGGCGTCGACGGCAGCCGCCTCGCGGTGGTCGGCAACAGCGTCGGCGGGAACATGGCGGCCGTGGTGGCGCTGATGGCGAAGGACAAGGGCGGCCCCGCGATCCGCTTCCAGGGGCTGATGTGGCCGGTGACGGACCACAACTTCAACACGGGCTCGTACAACGCGTATCAGCAAGGACACTTCCTGACGCGGCCGATGATGAAGTGGTTCTGGGACGCCTATACGAAGAACGAAGCGCAACGCAACGAGATCTACGCGTCGCCGCTGCGCGCGAGCACCGCGCAGTTGAAGGGCCTGCCGCCCGCGCTGATCCAGGTCGCGCAGTTCGACGTGCTGCGTGACGAAGGTGAAGCGTACGGCCGCAAGCTCGACGCGGCGGGTGTCGATGCGACGACCACGCGCTACGACGGCACCATTCACGATTTCGGCCTGCTGAATGCGCTGGCCACGGATGCGCCGACGAAAGCCGCGACGAAGGCGATGGCGAACGAGATCGCGACGCGGTTGAAGTAA
- a CDS encoding aldehyde dehydrogenase has protein sequence MNQPTFEDWQARAAVLRIEGRAFIDGEVRDARGGKTFDCVSPIDGGVLAHVADCGTDDVDLAVAAARRAFDARSWAGMNPRARKAVLQRWAALMREHLDELALLETLDTGKPIADTTAIDVPAAAHCVDWYAEAIDKVGGEVAPVDHHLVGLVTREPIGVVAAVVPWNFPLLMAAWKFAPALAAGNSVVLKPSEKSPLTAIRVAQLACEAGMPAGVFSVVPGGAEPGRALALHCDVDCIAFTGSTRTGQQIMACAAQSNLKRVWLELGGKSPNIVLRDCPDLDRAAQAAADAIFFNMGEVCTAGSRLLVHRDIKDAFVAKLIDASRRFAPGHPLDPSVTMGAIVDRTQLERVMGYIGAGRDEGKLVTGGLRVREETGGFYVEPTVFEVKPDAKIAREEIFGPVLSVIVFDDVDEAVRIANDTEYGLAAAVWSADLSTAHAVARRLRAGTVWVNCYGDGSDDLNFPFGGYKLSGNGRDKSLHALDKYTELKSTVVRL, from the coding sequence ATGAATCAACCGACATTCGAAGACTGGCAGGCCCGCGCGGCCGTGCTGCGGATCGAAGGGCGCGCGTTCATCGACGGCGAGGTGCGCGACGCGCGCGGCGGTAAGACGTTCGACTGCGTGAGCCCGATCGACGGAGGCGTGCTCGCGCACGTGGCAGATTGCGGCACCGACGACGTCGACCTCGCGGTGGCGGCCGCGCGCCGCGCGTTCGACGCGCGGAGCTGGGCCGGCATGAATCCGCGTGCGCGCAAGGCGGTGCTGCAGCGCTGGGCCGCGCTGATGCGCGAGCACCTCGACGAGCTCGCGCTGCTCGAGACGCTCGACACCGGCAAGCCGATCGCCGATACCACGGCGATCGACGTGCCGGCCGCCGCGCATTGCGTCGACTGGTATGCGGAAGCGATCGACAAGGTCGGCGGCGAAGTCGCGCCGGTGGACCATCATCTGGTCGGGCTCGTCACGCGCGAGCCGATCGGCGTCGTCGCGGCCGTCGTGCCGTGGAATTTCCCGCTGCTGATGGCCGCATGGAAATTCGCGCCGGCGCTCGCGGCCGGCAACAGCGTCGTGCTCAAGCCGTCCGAGAAATCGCCGCTCACCGCGATCCGTGTTGCGCAGCTCGCGTGCGAGGCCGGCATGCCGGCCGGCGTGTTCAGCGTCGTGCCGGGTGGCGCGGAGCCGGGCAGGGCGCTCGCGCTGCATTGCGACGTCGACTGCATCGCGTTCACCGGGTCGACGCGTACGGGGCAGCAGATCATGGCGTGCGCTGCGCAATCGAACCTGAAGCGCGTGTGGCTCGAACTCGGCGGCAAGTCGCCGAACATCGTGCTGCGCGATTGCCCCGATCTCGACCGCGCCGCGCAGGCGGCTGCCGACGCGATCTTTTTCAACATGGGCGAAGTGTGTACGGCCGGCTCGCGCCTGCTCGTGCATCGCGACATCAAGGACGCATTTGTCGCGAAGCTGATCGACGCCTCGCGGCGCTTCGCGCCCGGGCACCCGCTCGATCCGTCGGTGACGATGGGGGCGATCGTCGACCGCACGCAGCTCGAGCGCGTGATGGGGTATATCGGTGCCGGGCGCGACGAAGGCAAACTCGTCACGGGCGGCCTGCGCGTGCGCGAGGAGACGGGCGGATTCTATGTCGAGCCGACGGTGTTCGAGGTGAAGCCCGATGCGAAGATCGCCCGCGAGGAAATCTTCGGGCCGGTGCTGTCGGTGATCGTGTTCGACGATGTCGACGAGGCCGTGCGGATCGCCAATGACACGGAGTATGGACTGGCCGCCGCCGTCTGGTCGGCCGACCTCTCGACCGCGCACGCGGTGGCACGACGTCTGCGCGCGGGCACCGTGTGGGTCAACTGCTATGGCGATGGCAGCGACGACCTGAACTTCCCGTTCGGCGGCTACAAGCTGTCGGGCAACGGTCGTGACAAATCGTTGCATGCGCTCGACAAGTACACCGAGCTGAAGTCGACGGTCGTGCGGTTGTAA
- a CDS encoding TetR/AcrR family transcriptional regulator, which yields METKPTVREQILDHAITLMMQRGYNGFSYRDLSDLVGVKTSSIHYYFPSKDDLVLEAVAAYSDEVLAAVRAIDPALPADVKLSLYTKMFGRTLGDGNLICLCGMLASDIETLPENVRQAVQAFFTANERWLAELLAQGAKEGTLQFSGEPDTAARTLYAAFQGSVLASRLFHTRARLEDVEAVWKTRS from the coding sequence ATGGAAACGAAACCGACCGTCCGCGAACAGATTCTCGATCATGCGATCACGCTGATGATGCAGCGCGGTTACAACGGCTTCAGCTATCGGGACCTGTCCGACCTGGTGGGCGTGAAGACATCGAGCATCCACTACTACTTCCCGTCGAAGGACGATCTCGTGCTGGAAGCGGTGGCGGCCTACAGCGACGAAGTCCTCGCGGCCGTGCGGGCGATCGATCCGGCGCTGCCGGCCGACGTGAAGCTGAGCCTGTACACGAAGATGTTCGGCCGCACGCTGGGTGACGGCAACCTGATCTGCCTGTGCGGGATGCTCGCGTCCGACATCGAAACGCTGCCGGAGAACGTGCGGCAGGCGGTGCAGGCGTTCTTCACGGCCAACGAGCGCTGGCTCGCGGAATTGCTGGCGCAAGGCGCGAAGGAAGGCACGCTGCAGTTCAGCGGCGAGCCTGACACGGCGGCGCGCACGCTGTACGCGGCGTTCCAGGGCAGCGTGCTGGCCAGCCGGTTGTTTCATACGCGGGCGCGTCTCGAGGACGTCGAGGCGGTCTGGAAAACGCGGTCCTGA
- a CDS encoding hybrid sensor histidine kinase/response regulator, with product MTHVDEPPDAPADHEVPFDLAADVIARWQRLVDLMAEIVGVPAGLIMRNVGRDIQVLVASRNTGNPFYPGESAELHGSGLYCEAVIASGATLVVPDARQSAQWRNNPDLRVNMVSYLGLPIRWPDNTPFGTICLLDCKENAYSERYIRLVEEFRDQIEMQLQLIRAQRIAERERQRAAQLAENFRRQKDLATEAVHVKSSFLAAASHDLRQPVHALSLFVGALRHVPMPADGTLLVDRIDQSVNAMDALFTAILDISRLDAGVVPVHRRPFAIGAVLERVCREVAADAHGKGLSLSYVRSTAVVDSDPVLIERIARNLLSNAVRYTDTGRIVVGCRRTRQHVRLQFIDTGRGIPADQQARVFDDYYQLRRRGDEPERGVGLGLAIVRRLAGLLDCPLTLRSEPGRGSCFELQLVRLDTAVQPGAAADEIAVDETTAAAHLVVVIDDESAIRAGMSMLLERWGYQVVTAASVDDAIACLASCEVRPTLLICDLHLHGDQNGIAAIARIRDEYNTAIPAMLITGDTTARRPGRLKHGGFVLLHKPVPSDKLRAAMARLLHAQAPGQQRRADAG from the coding sequence ATGACGCATGTCGACGAGCCGCCCGACGCGCCGGCCGACCATGAAGTCCCGTTCGACCTCGCCGCCGACGTGATCGCGCGCTGGCAGCGCCTCGTCGACCTGATGGCGGAAATCGTCGGCGTGCCGGCCGGGCTGATCATGCGCAACGTCGGCCGCGACATCCAGGTGCTGGTGGCGAGCCGCAACACCGGCAATCCATTCTATCCGGGCGAATCGGCCGAACTGCACGGCTCCGGGCTTTACTGCGAAGCGGTCATCGCGAGCGGCGCTACGCTGGTCGTGCCGGATGCGCGGCAATCCGCGCAGTGGCGCAACAATCCGGACCTGCGCGTCAACATGGTCTCGTACCTCGGCCTGCCGATCCGCTGGCCCGACAACACGCCGTTCGGCACGATCTGCCTGCTCGACTGCAAGGAGAATGCGTATTCGGAGCGCTACATCCGGCTCGTCGAGGAATTCCGCGACCAGATCGAGATGCAGTTGCAACTGATCCGCGCGCAACGGATCGCCGAACGCGAACGCCAGCGCGCCGCGCAGCTGGCCGAGAACTTCCGCCGGCAAAAGGATCTCGCGACGGAGGCCGTGCACGTCAAGTCGAGCTTTCTCGCGGCCGCGAGCCATGACCTGCGTCAGCCCGTCCACGCGTTGAGCCTGTTCGTCGGCGCGTTGCGGCACGTGCCGATGCCGGCCGACGGCACGCTGCTCGTCGATCGCATCGACCAGTCCGTCAACGCGATGGACGCGCTGTTCACCGCGATCCTCGACATCTCGCGGCTCGATGCGGGCGTCGTGCCCGTCCATCGCCGGCCGTTCGCGATCGGCGCAGTGCTGGAGCGCGTGTGCCGCGAAGTCGCCGCCGACGCGCACGGGAAAGGCTTGTCGCTGTCGTACGTGCGCAGCACGGCCGTGGTCGATTCCGATCCCGTGCTGATCGAGCGCATCGCGCGCAACCTGCTGTCGAATGCGGTGCGCTATACCGACACCGGACGCATCGTCGTCGGCTGCAGGCGCACGCGCCAGCACGTTCGCCTGCAATTCATCGACACCGGGCGCGGCATTCCGGCCGACCAGCAGGCGCGCGTATTCGACGACTACTACCAGTTGCGCCGTCGCGGCGACGAGCCCGAACGGGGCGTCGGCCTCGGGCTGGCGATCGTGCGGCGCCTCGCGGGGCTGCTCGACTGTCCGCTGACGCTGCGCTCCGAACCCGGGCGGGGCTCATGCTTCGAACTGCAGCTGGTGCGGCTGGACACGGCCGTGCAGCCGGGCGCCGCCGCCGACGAGATCGCCGTCGACGAGACGACGGCCGCCGCGCACCTCGTGGTCGTGATCGACGACGAAAGCGCGATCCGCGCCGGCATGTCGATGCTGCTCGAGCGCTGGGGCTACCAGGTCGTCACGGCCGCGTCGGTCGATGACGCGATCGCGTGCCTGGCATCGTGCGAGGTACGGCCGACCCTGCTGATCTGCGACCTGCACCTGCACGGCGACCAGAACGGCATCGCTGCGATCGCGCGCATTCGCGACGAGTACAACACGGCGATTCCCGCGATGCTGATCACGGGCGACACGACCGCGCGACGGCCCGGCCGGCTGAAGCACGGCGGGTTCGTGCTGCTGCACAAGCCGGTGCCGAGCGACAAGCTGCGCGCGGCGATGGCGCGCCTGCTGCATGCGCAGGCCCCCGGGCAGCAGCGCCGGGCCGACGCGGGATAG
- a CDS encoding amidase family protein, which translates to MTQELWRLSAAEMAERVVRRDVSATELTHSCLQRLEAVNPVINAIVDVMTDSALQAASDADAAIARGAPVGPLHGVPVTVKINVDTAEYATTNGVRAFSDLIAHEDSPVTANLRKAGAIVIGRSNAPAFSYRWFTDNDLHGRTSNPWDASLTPGGSSGGAAAAVAAGIGAIAHGNDLGGSIRYPAYACGVAGLRPSTGRVPAYNPTQSKDRTLAVQLASVQGPLARTVGDLRLALDAMAAGDARDAWWMPVAPNAREAAFPTRVAVCAALPGVPSDPVVVDAIRQAARWLEEAGCIVEEAEPPRFAEACELWLDLVTNEARSGLGDVIMQHGDAAIRIAFASQRRLAKPLDLEGYMNALARRTALLRDWQQFFARHPLLLMPVSCAQPFAIDADQHGDDAMRAIVERQGPLLATALLGLPGLSVPTGIRDGVPTGVQLVAGRFEEALCLAAGEAIEARAGIFTPIDPVTGS; encoded by the coding sequence ATGACCCAGGAATTGTGGCGTCTCAGCGCGGCCGAAATGGCCGAGCGCGTCGTGCGTCGCGACGTGTCTGCCACCGAACTCACGCACAGCTGCCTGCAGCGGCTTGAAGCGGTGAACCCCGTCATCAACGCGATCGTCGACGTGATGACCGACAGCGCGTTGCAGGCGGCGTCCGATGCCGATGCCGCGATCGCGCGCGGCGCACCGGTCGGCCCGCTGCACGGCGTGCCGGTGACCGTGAAGATCAACGTCGACACGGCGGAATACGCGACGACCAACGGCGTGCGCGCGTTTTCGGACCTGATCGCGCACGAGGACAGCCCGGTGACCGCGAACCTGCGCAAGGCCGGCGCGATCGTGATCGGGCGCAGCAATGCGCCGGCGTTTTCGTACCGCTGGTTCACCGATAACGACCTGCATGGCCGCACGTCGAATCCGTGGGATGCGTCGCTGACGCCGGGCGGTTCCAGCGGTGGCGCGGCCGCGGCGGTGGCCGCCGGCATCGGCGCGATCGCGCATGGCAACGACCTGGGCGGCTCGATCCGCTACCCGGCCTACGCGTGCGGCGTCGCCGGGCTGCGGCCCAGCACCGGGCGCGTGCCGGCGTACAACCCGACGCAGTCGAAGGATCGCACGCTCGCGGTGCAGCTTGCGTCCGTGCAGGGGCCGCTCGCGCGCACGGTAGGCGACCTGCGGCTCGCGCTCGACGCGATGGCGGCAGGCGACGCGCGCGACGCATGGTGGATGCCCGTCGCGCCGAATGCACGCGAAGCCGCGTTCCCCACGCGCGTGGCCGTTTGCGCGGCGCTGCCGGGCGTGCCGTCCGATCCGGTGGTGGTCGACGCGATCCGGCAGGCCGCACGCTGGCTTGAAGAGGCCGGCTGCATCGTCGAGGAAGCGGAGCCGCCGCGGTTCGCCGAAGCGTGCGAACTGTGGCTGGACCTGGTGACCAACGAAGCGCGCAGCGGCCTCGGCGACGTGATCATGCAGCACGGCGACGCGGCGATCCGTATCGCGTTCGCGAGCCAGCGCCGTCTCGCGAAGCCGCTGGATCTCGAGGGCTACATGAACGCCCTCGCGCGGCGCACCGCGCTGCTGCGCGACTGGCAGCAGTTCTTCGCGCGCCATCCGCTGCTGCTGATGCCGGTGTCGTGCGCGCAGCCGTTCGCGATCGACGCCGATCAGCATGGCGACGACGCGATGCGCGCGATCGTCGAACGGCAGGGGCCGCTGCTCGCCACTGCGCTGCTCGGGCTGCCGGGACTGTCGGTGCCGACCGGCATCCGCGATGGCGTGCCGACCGGCGTGCAGCTCGTCGCCGGACGCTTTGAGGAGGCACTGTGTCTCGCCGCGGGCGAAGCGATCGAGGCGCGCGCGGGCATCTTCACGCCGATCGATCCGGTCACCGGGTCGTGA
- a CDS encoding ABC transporter ATP-binding protein: MFSWFERRLPTFPLEDPVTPPRGFFSFVWACTKGARSWILLIALTSAALAAYEAALFAMMGRVVDWLASSTPADFGGRHFGTLAGFAAILAGSALLIALHTMVKHQVLAINFPMRLRWLFHRLMLDQSLSFYANEFAGRVTTKIMQTALAVRDALFMSVDVVIGVAAYLIGILALAASFDWRLMIPLALWALGYGLACAYFVPRLGAVGSRQADARALMTGRITDAYSNITTVKLFSHTRREADHARRAMEAFKATGDAQMRLVSAFEVVNHLLSTLLLVGSTGLALVLWMHGQVSAGVVAAVIAMALRLSSYSHWIMWEMTELFENVGTIQDGINTLTKVHSVVDAPDAKPLVVQRGGIVFDNVQFAHEDNDRAVFDGLNLTIRPGERIGLIGRSGAGKSTLVNLLLRFYDVGGGTIRIDGQDIAHVTQDSLRGAIGMVTQDTSLLHRTMRENLLYGRPDATEREMHDAAVRAEASEFIGRLRDRHGRSGYDVEVGERGVKLSGGQRQRVAIARVMLKDAPILVLDEATSALDSEVEVAIQRSLDDLMSGKTVIAIAHRLSTIAAMDRLIVLDEGRIVEEGTHQQLLQAGGIYAALWAHQSGGFLGETADVEKAEQ; this comes from the coding sequence ATGTTTTCGTGGTTTGAACGGCGCCTGCCGACTTTCCCGCTCGAAGATCCCGTCACGCCGCCGCGGGGTTTCTTCTCGTTCGTCTGGGCGTGCACGAAAGGCGCGCGCAGCTGGATCCTGCTGATCGCGCTGACGTCGGCCGCACTGGCCGCGTACGAAGCCGCGCTGTTCGCGATGATGGGCCGCGTGGTCGACTGGCTCGCGTCGTCGACGCCGGCCGATTTCGGCGGCCGGCACTTCGGCACGCTCGCCGGGTTCGCGGCGATCCTCGCCGGCAGTGCGCTGCTGATCGCGCTGCATACGATGGTCAAGCACCAGGTGCTCGCGATCAACTTCCCGATGCGGCTGCGCTGGCTGTTTCACCGGCTGATGCTCGACCAGAGCCTGTCGTTCTACGCGAACGAGTTCGCGGGCCGCGTGACGACCAAGATCATGCAGACCGCGCTCGCGGTGCGCGATGCGCTGTTCATGTCGGTCGACGTCGTGATCGGCGTCGCCGCGTACCTGATCGGCATCCTCGCGCTCGCGGCCAGCTTCGACTGGCGGCTGATGATCCCGCTCGCGCTGTGGGCGCTCGGCTACGGCCTGGCGTGCGCGTATTTCGTGCCGCGCCTCGGTGCCGTCGGCAGCCGCCAGGCCGATGCGCGCGCGCTGATGACGGGCCGCATCACCGACGCGTATTCGAACATCACGACCGTGAAGCTGTTCTCGCACACGCGGCGCGAAGCCGACCACGCGCGCCGCGCGATGGAAGCGTTCAAGGCGACCGGCGACGCGCAGATGCGGCTCGTCAGCGCGTTCGAGGTCGTCAATCACCTGCTGTCGACGCTGCTGCTGGTCGGCTCGACCGGCCTCGCGCTGGTGCTGTGGATGCACGGCCAGGTGAGCGCGGGCGTCGTCGCGGCGGTGATCGCGATGGCGCTGCGCCTGTCGAGCTACTCGCACTGGATCATGTGGGAAATGACCGAGCTGTTCGAGAACGTCGGCACGATCCAGGACGGCATCAACACGCTGACGAAGGTGCACAGCGTGGTCGACGCGCCCGACGCGAAGCCGCTCGTGGTGCAGCGCGGCGGGATCGTGTTCGACAACGTGCAGTTCGCGCACGAGGACAACGATCGCGCCGTGTTCGACGGGCTGAACCTGACGATCCGGCCCGGCGAGCGGATCGGCCTGATCGGCCGCTCGGGCGCCGGCAAGTCGACGCTCGTGAACCTGCTGCTGCGCTTCTACGACGTGGGCGGCGGCACGATCCGGATCGACGGGCAGGACATCGCGCACGTGACGCAGGACAGCCTGCGCGGCGCGATCGGGATGGTCACGCAGGATACGTCGCTGCTGCACCGGACAATGCGCGAGAACCTGCTGTACGGGCGCCCCGACGCGACCGAGCGCGAGATGCACGACGCAGCCGTGCGCGCGGAAGCGTCCGAGTTCATCGGCCGGCTGCGCGATCGCCACGGGCGCAGCGGCTACGACGTCGAGGTCGGCGAGCGCGGCGTGAAGCTGTCGGGTGGCCAGCGGCAGCGCGTCGCGATCGCGCGCGTGATGCTCAAGGACGCGCCGATCCTCGTGCTCGACGAGGCGACCAGCGCGCTCGATTCCGAAGTCGAAGTCGCGATCCAGCGCAGCCTCGACGACCTGATGAGCGGCAAGACGGTGATCGCGATCGCGCACCGGCTGTCGACCATCGCGGCGATGGACCGGCTGATCGTGCTCGACGAAGGGCGCATCGTCGAGGAAGGGACGCACCAGCAGCTGCTGCAGGCGGGTGGTATTTACGCGGCGCTGTGGGCGCACCAGAGCGGCGGGTTCCTTGGGGAGACGGCGGACGTGGAGAAGGCGGAGCAGTAA
- a CDS encoding cupin domain-containing protein, translated as MTNITNLVDLMRAPAKLTQSRVPSGLLLDGNPQQTLSHHYISPCGQFSCGIWACTPGRWTIEYDESEYCEMLSGVAIVRDADGRERVLRAGDRFVIPPGFRGTWEVVETCRKIYASHAPQAGQPAA; from the coding sequence ATGACCAACATCACGAATCTCGTCGACCTGATGCGCGCACCGGCGAAGCTCACGCAGAGCCGCGTGCCGAGCGGGTTGCTGCTCGACGGCAATCCGCAGCAGACGCTGTCGCATCACTACATCAGCCCGTGCGGGCAGTTCAGCTGCGGGATCTGGGCATGCACGCCCGGCCGCTGGACGATCGAGTACGACGAGTCGGAGTATTGCGAGATGCTGAGCGGCGTCGCGATCGTGCGCGATGCCGACGGCCGCGAGCGCGTGCTGCGCGCGGGCGACCGCTTCGTGATTCCACCGGGTTTTCGCGGCACGTGGGAAGTCGTCGAGACGTGCCGCAAGATCTATGCATCGCACGCACCGCAAGCCGGACAGCCGGCCGCGTAA